gaggatttgagggagtggatgtgtgaggatgtgagaggaaagtgtgaagaaagtgaggttgtttggattggggtatgttagagtggatgtgtgaggaaagtttatgggAGTTTGTGATTGATGGAATGGTTGTGaggaaattttgatttttttttaaaagtgtaaaatgtaagtttacaaatttatccttgtctttaaaaatatttgaataatgaaatatgaaatatttttatgtgaatttgagttaattaaaattttgtaaattatttccAATATCgatgaataattatttaaaaaaaaaacatgagttTCTTATCATTCTTTGAACATAGacaattttcataaatataataagttTGTAAATGGTGTGACGAGTatgattgaaattttaatttttttaattaataaaatattaagattataaatttattcttatatttaaaaataataattaattaatatatttatttatttaaaattaaataatataaaaataaaaataataataatatttacaaaaataatttatagaaattatatacataatcaattatatattattcataattgattatatattttattataattatatttttattataaatatacttaatatttttgttttgtaatatgattttatctttattttttttatttgttttcttgtctTGTTTATTTTTCCTTTGCCTTCACTTTAGCATGTCAAAACAAAATCTGGGGTAAATTGGGAAAATCACCAATGCTGACGTGCCTTTTCACAACAATATCTACATATTAGAGGAATATGATTTTCACTGTTCATGTGGATATCCTTCCTCACACTTCTGCGCACATCACTTGATCCAAATAGGGGATATCACTGCACTTTCGTCCTCGTGAACAGTACTTCCCTTGAAGTAAACAGGCCCTTAGTGTTTGGACTCTGACTCTCAATAGAGAGTAAAGATGTAAAAGTTTATTCAATTAAGTGTTCAATATAAAGACACGATAAATGTTATAATTAACAAAGACACATTGGTGTAGTTGTTGTGTGTATTTATATGGTCTTGTTTGGTCGAGATTACTATGATTAAGattttattaactaatttttCTGTATGGTTTGATCTATATTAATATATTGTGTTTTTAACACATTTTTCCTACGAGAGTTGTGAGTCGGTCGGTATCGAAATGTATCAAGACTGTTAAACCCCTAACGGtacaaattttaattacaaagataaaagataacatagtaattttactttatttttaaagaacaaataatttataatgtttttaaagttGATTTAACATTAATTAAGAAATGCATGTTAGttaaattcatttataattCTCAATTTCtcattaacttttttatttattttttattaataaagaaagaagaagatgaagaaaaggaaacaaaataagtaacaaaattaagaagaaaaggaaacaaaacaattcttactattattataatgatTACTTTTTATAGGGTAAACTCTATCCATATTCCTAACCGCGTCATTAGATATATAAATAGAGATAACATTCCACTTTCTATCGTCATATTCACTGTAAGAACTTCATTTATCTGCTGTTCCTTCGTTTTTCTTTCTGCAATGGACGAGATTTCAACAACAAACCATGAGGTGGTCTTAGATGTAAACAAGGATGTCTCTAAAACAACTGAAGGCTCACTTTCCTGTGTCAATGTTTTTTTCTGGCAAAAGGTGCGTCCTAATTTCTTTTTGTTGCCTAAATCCGCAGAAAGAAGAGTAAAATGAACTTCTTTTCATATCTTGTAATCAACATAATCTTAATCTACTGATCATGTTGAACTAGAAGCTTTGAGATTGGAAATGCCAACATggtttttgtttctttgatgGATGCAGTTGGTAGCTGAGGTGGTGGGCACGTATTTCTTGATATTCGCAGGGTGTGCTTCAGTGGTTGTGAACAAGAGCAAAGAAAACGTGGTAACACTTCCTGGGATATCAATTGTTTGGGGACTAGTTGTGACGGTGCTGGTTTACTCTGTTGGTCATATCTCTGGTGCCCATTTCAATCCTGCTGTCACCATTGCTTTTGCCTCCACCAAGAGGTTTCCGTGGAAGCAGGTGACCCAAATTTCCCCTTTTTCATTCATTATTGGTTCAAGTTGGTGGGAAAATATGGGTCAAACGATAGTTCATTTTGAAATTGTGTTGTAAGACAATTTTGGTTAATTCATACAATATTTCAATGCAACTTAATTTTCAAAAGAGAGATAAGAGGAAAAGTAAAAGAAACATGGGTGATGTGAGGTACAGAATTATTGAGAAAAGTATGTGTTGTATAACATTACATCTCACCTTAAAATACTTATTTGCCTTGACCATTTTATACTAGTTTATTTATTTGCCTTGACCATTTTATACTAGTTACTTGTCTCAATTAGTCTTAAAGTTATTGGCATGGTTATAGTTATGTTTGATTGAACACTGCAGGTACCAGTTTATGTACTAGCACAGGTTGTTGGATCCATACTTGCAAGTGGGACTCTGAGACTAATATTCACTGGCAATGAGAACCAGTTTCCAGGAACACTTCCATCTGGCACTCACGCCCAAGCTTTCGTGGTTGAATTCATAATCACATTTTTCCTTATGTTTGTCATATCTGGGGTCGCCACTGATAACAGAGCGGTGAAATTTCTTGTCCCCTCAATTTTTGTTTTGCTTGTTGTTGGTTATACATTATAATTATCTCTgaacaacaagaaaaacattttGATTAACACGCGTGCAGTCAATTAAGGTTGGCTAGTTGTCTAAATATATTTGTAGCGTTTTGAATCTTTTGGAAGAAAGCTACAAGTTTGCATCACACGATACGTCTTATAGTGAACAAAAATCCAGATTTGAATATTTGTCTTTCTTGGAGCCTATAACATGGTGGCCTttgtttattcattttatttgttttccaaTCTTGCAGATCGGTGAGTTGGCAGGGATTGCCATTGGGGCCACGGTGCTGTTGAATGTGATGTTGGCAGGGTATTGTTGCATATCTTATCCAAAGCTAATTGAATATTATTACTATGCAGAGTGATTAAAAAAATGCTGATGATTTTGTTATATGACAGACCAATCACAGGAGCATCAATGAACCCAGCAAGAAGTTTAGGCCCTGCGTTGGTGCACAATGAATTCAGAGGAATATGGATATATTTAGTGTCTCCAACGTTTGGGGCTTTTGTTGGTGCATGGGTGTATAACAGTATTCGTTACACAGATAAGCCACTGCGTGAGATCACCCAAAGTGCCTCTTTCCTTAAAGGAAAAAGGCTTACTGATTCCTCTACCTGATTTATTTCAACTGTAACTCTTGCATGCACATCTAGGGAAGAATTACTTGTATACTTTGTACcaattatcaaaattataaaagttttccttctctctctctctattttGCATCAATAATGAACACTacttaataacattattaattgcATTTGATGATTTTCTAAACTGATTTCAAAACAATATGTCTTATAAAGAAATAccattatttgaattttatttttcaaatttgaatatAGTATATACAGGTATAAATCAATGGGTTTGTTGGGTccacttttaaaatatttattttctttcatatttaCTATATTCTAGTGAAATATTACTAGAATAATTGAGTTAATTTGAGTTTTTGTCTATAATAACAACTCAATGTGTTAATTTGAGTTTTATCCATAAAAACGACTCAAAATAGTATATATTTAGATAAACTTTTCTATAAGTACt
The sequence above is a segment of the Phaseolus vulgaris cultivar G19833 chromosome 2, P. vulgaris v2.0, whole genome shotgun sequence genome. Coding sequences within it:
- the LOC137812176 gene encoding nodulin-26-like, which encodes MDEISTTNHEVVLDVNKDVSKTTEGSLSCVNVFFWQKLVAEVVGTYFLIFAGCASVVVNKSKENVVTLPGISIVWGLVVTVLVYSVGHISGAHFNPAVTIAFASTKRFPWKQVPVYVLAQVVGSILASGTLRLIFTGNENQFPGTLPSGTHAQAFVVEFIITFFLMFVISGVATDNRAIGELAGIAIGATVLLNVMLAGPITGASMNPARSLGPALVHNEFRGIWIYLVSPTFGAFVGAWVYNSIRYTDKPLREITQSASFLKGKRLTDSST